From a region of the Rubrobacter aplysinae genome:
- a CDS encoding 3-hydroxyacyl-CoA dehydrogenase family protein produces MSQNISTIGVLGTGTMGAGIVQVAAQGGYGVVACDSSVEALEGGQRYVREGLQKLASKGRLPEDAETVYGRVSWTTDVVELGGCGAVIEAIVERVEPKKEAFAALDVLLPAEALLLTNTSSISITDLASATARPDRVCGTHFFTPPPVREAVEVPRGYHTSDETVERVKELIQSFGKLPVVVEGDVPGFVANRFLMPFMLEGVRLYEQGVASKEEIDLLVKKGLGFPIGPFELGDFIGLDVALDVTDYVHEETGDPYYTPPNSLKRLVRAGRLGHKTGGGFYDSGEGNESGG; encoded by the coding sequence TTGTCGCAAAACATAAGCACGATAGGCGTGCTGGGTACGGGTACGATGGGCGCGGGCATAGTCCAGGTCGCGGCGCAGGGCGGCTACGGGGTCGTCGCGTGCGACAGCTCCGTCGAGGCGCTCGAAGGCGGTCAGCGGTACGTGCGGGAGGGGCTACAGAAGCTAGCCTCCAAAGGGCGTCTACCGGAGGATGCCGAGACGGTGTACGGGCGGGTCTCCTGGACCACCGACGTGGTAGAGCTTGGCGGCTGCGGCGCGGTAATAGAGGCGATAGTCGAGCGGGTGGAGCCCAAGAAGGAGGCCTTCGCCGCTTTGGACGTGCTGCTGCCGGCGGAAGCCCTGCTGCTCACTAACACCTCGTCCATCTCCATAACGGATCTCGCCTCCGCAACCGCGCGCCCCGACCGGGTCTGCGGCACGCACTTCTTTACCCCGCCGCCGGTCAGGGAGGCGGTAGAGGTGCCGAGGGGGTATCACACGAGCGACGAGACCGTTGAGCGCGTGAAAGAGCTAATACAGAGCTTCGGCAAGCTGCCGGTCGTGGTCGAGGGCGACGTGCCCGGTTTCGTGGCTAACCGCTTTCTGATGCCGTTCATGCTCGAAGGGGTGAGGCTGTACGAGCAGGGTGTTGCGAGCAAGGAGGAGATAGACCTCCTCGTCAAGAAGGGGCTCGGCTTCCCCATAGGTCCGTTCGAGCTCGGGGACTTTATCGGGCTGGACGTGGCGCTCGACGTTACGGACTACGTGCACGAGGAGACCGGCGACCCGTACTACACGCCTCCGAACTCTCTGAAGCGTCTGGTGCGGGCCGGCAGGCTCGGACACAAGACCGGCGGCGGATTCTACGATTCCGGGGAGGGGAACGAAAGCGGTGGGTAG
- a CDS encoding PaaI family thioesterase has product MPENSESPEDGRLSQGEKADLEELKKEAVENGLDTGALDEERLTKLARYFDEAISFSRHIGSRVEKVEPGRAILYIDVEDHHLNGNGTLHGGVYASLIDNAMGISVLSKVGLRAATIQMDTRFLGPVNGGRIICHAEVLHRTRRMATAQGSVYDEEGNLVAMGTGTFRVFESEGVTSV; this is encoded by the coding sequence ATGCCAGAAAACTCAGAGAGCCCGGAGGACGGTCGCTTGTCGCAGGGTGAGAAGGCGGATCTGGAGGAGCTCAAGAAGGAGGCGGTGGAGAACGGCCTGGATACCGGAGCCCTGGACGAGGAGCGGCTCACGAAGCTCGCCCGGTACTTCGACGAGGCGATCTCCTTCTCCCGCCACATAGGCTCCAGGGTCGAGAAGGTCGAGCCCGGCCGGGCGATACTGTACATAGACGTCGAGGATCATCACCTAAACGGCAACGGCACCTTGCATGGCGGCGTCTACGCCTCCCTGATAGATAACGCGATGGGCATCTCCGTGCTCTCGAAGGTCGGCCTGCGGGCGGCGACCATCCAGATGGACACCCGCTTTCTCGGCCCGGTGAACGGCGGTCGCATAATCTGCCACGCCGAGGTGCTGCACCGCACACGCCGCATGGCTACCGCCCAGGGCAGCGTCTATGACGAGGAGGGGAACCTGGTGGCGATGGGCACCGGCACCTTCCGCGTCTTCGAGAGCGAGGGCGTCACCAGCGTGTGA
- a CDS encoding 2-phosphosulfolactate phosphatase, whose protein sequence is MTREEVSPERIADATVVVIDTFLATTTLLTIFENGARRVFPVDSLEEAAEIGASLPETPIYGGEQDARDIEGYDCGPLPEEYPPSLVSGRDVIFVTTNGTRALSAAATARELLVGCLRNAPAVADYLLRADPEKLYVVCAGSGGHFTLEDFLGAVEITSRLDPSGVNSGARLNDAARLALDSAQRLGDDPLGALRESRAGRWFAGNDREETLRFVGDVGASGLVPAVRDGSLFRLDSGSPQEPRPAPERS, encoded by the coding sequence ATGACGCGGGAGGAGGTGTCGCCGGAGAGGATCGCCGACGCCACGGTCGTCGTCATAGACACCTTTCTGGCTACTACCACGCTCCTGACCATCTTCGAGAACGGCGCTCGCCGGGTCTTCCCGGTGGACAGTCTAGAGGAGGCTGCGGAGATCGGCGCGAGTCTGCCCGAGACCCCGATCTACGGCGGCGAGCAGGACGCCCGGGACATCGAGGGCTACGATTGCGGGCCGTTGCCCGAGGAGTACCCGCCTTCGCTGGTCTCCGGGCGGGATGTGATCTTCGTAACCACGAATGGCACCCGCGCCCTCTCGGCGGCCGCCACGGCCCGGGAGCTGCTGGTCGGTTGCCTCCGCAACGCCCCGGCGGTGGCGGATTACCTGCTGCGCGCCGACCCGGAGAAGCTGTACGTAGTCTGCGCGGGCTCCGGAGGACATTTCACGCTGGAGGACTTTCTCGGGGCCGTGGAGATCACGTCCCGACTGGATCCGTCCGGCGTCAACTCCGGGGCCAGGCTCAACGATGCCGCCCGGCTCGCGCTGGACTCCGCCCAGAGACTCGGAGACGATCCTCTGGGAGCCCTCCGCGAGAGCCGGGCCGGACGCTGGTTCGCGGGTAACGACCGTGAAGAGACGCTCCGGTTCGTCGGAGACGTGGGGGCTAGCGGCCTGGTCCCCGCCGTGCGGGACGGAAGCCTGTTCCGCCTGGATTCCGGGAGCCCGCAAGAGCCGCGCCCCGCGCCGGAGAGAAGTTAG
- a CDS encoding MaoC/PaaZ C-terminal domain-containing protein → MSGARAPGSRWEAGEELEEIELEPITRLDLIKYAGASGDYNPIHTVDEAAHESGLPGIIAHGMLTAATLGRLFSPHLAYGYVSSLDVRFTGMVRLGDTLRVGGTATGLKEAKEVKGGMEARRGPDRFTYGFEVYARTPLETMITGTAEFVEPIVHEAG, encoded by the coding sequence GTGAGCGGGGCGAGAGCGCCGGGGTCGCGCTGGGAGGCCGGCGAGGAGTTGGAGGAGATCGAGCTAGAGCCGATCACCCGCCTCGACCTCATAAAGTACGCCGGGGCCTCCGGCGATTACAATCCCATCCACACCGTTGACGAGGCCGCCCACGAGTCCGGGCTGCCCGGGATAATAGCTCACGGTATGCTGACCGCCGCCACGCTGGGGCGTCTGTTCTCGCCGCATCTGGCCTACGGGTACGTGAGCAGCCTCGACGTGCGCTTTACGGGCATGGTCCGGCTCGGAGATACCCTGCGCGTCGGCGGTACGGCGACAGGTCTCAAAGAGGCCAAGGAGGTCAAGGGCGGCATGGAGGCACGGCGCGGACCCGACAGGTTTACGTACGGCTTCGAGGTGTACGCCAGGACCCCGTTAGAGACGATGATTACCGGCACCGCGGAGTTCGTGGAGCCCATCGTCCACGAAGCCGGATAA
- a CDS encoding YidC/Oxa1 family membrane protein insertase has protein sequence MVEFFSNLFHPMIVLLGGILTFFHGLGAPWWLAIALLTIVVRGVLFPLTVKQVKSMRQMQELRPKLKEIQDKHSGDRQKLQEEQMKLYQETGVNPVGGCLPLLIQMPIFIGIFYTIREFGGTSGMIGVPDTAGTIESFTSGGMLWFQNLSQPDPLFLLPVISAVTMLGSMEMTNKQMEPQMRWVMRLMPIVFVFFTIFFPAGLLVYIVTSNLVTVFQNYLIYYRGPGRQDAAETGSAGDTNGKQSGKAGSTSSADGNSANGSGKKTSNGVQSSQSNKAAQANGHNGGSQQGGSKQGSSSSKRRKKKKKKN, from the coding sequence TTGGTAGAATTCTTTTCAAACCTGTTCCACCCCATGATCGTGCTGCTCGGCGGCATACTCACGTTCTTTCATGGACTGGGGGCCCCGTGGTGGCTGGCGATAGCCCTGCTCACGATAGTGGTGAGGGGTGTGCTCTTCCCGCTCACCGTCAAGCAGGTAAAGAGCATGCGCCAGATGCAGGAGTTGCGCCCAAAGCTCAAAGAGATTCAGGATAAGCACAGCGGCGACCGCCAGAAGCTCCAGGAAGAGCAGATGAAGCTGTATCAGGAGACCGGGGTAAACCCGGTTGGCGGATGTCTGCCGCTTTTGATCCAGATGCCGATCTTTATCGGGATCTTCTACACGATACGCGAGTTCGGCGGAACCTCGGGCATGATCGGGGTTCCCGACACCGCGGGCACCATAGAGAGCTTTACCAGCGGCGGGATGCTGTGGTTCCAGAACCTCAGCCAGCCCGACCCGCTATTCTTGCTGCCCGTGATCTCGGCCGTAACCATGCTCGGCTCGATGGAGATGACCAACAAGCAGATGGAGCCCCAGATGCGCTGGGTCATGCGCCTGATGCCGATAGTGTTCGTCTTCTTTACCATCTTCTTCCCCGCCGGTCTTCTGGTGTACATAGTTACCAGCAACCTCGTGACCGTGTTCCAGAATTACCTGATCTACTACCGCGGTCCCGGCCGTCAGGACGCCGCGGAGACCGGGAGCGCCGGAGATACCAACGGCAAGCAGTCCGGGAAGGCGGGCTCCACGAGCTCTGCCGACGGAAACTCTGCTAACGGGAGCGGGAAAAAGACCTCGAACGGCGTCCAGTCCAGCCAGTCAAACAAGGCGGCTCAGGCGAATGGGCATAACGGCGGCTCGCAGCAGGGCGGCTCCAAGCAGGGCTCGTCCTCTAGCAAACGCCGCAAGAAAAAGAAGAAGAAAAACTGA
- a CDS encoding deoxyribodipyrimidine photo-lyase has translation MSTTRGTAEIQSERIQPLNGEDTVGGDYVLYWMQAAVRARHNHALEYAVQRANSLDQRLLVAFGLTDDYPEANLRHFAFLVDGLRDVRDGLKERGLKLVVRRGAPDAVALDLAADASLVVCDRGYLRHQRAWREKVANEAGREVVQVESEVVVPVELASDKKETAARTLRPKIQRHRDDFLIGLDPTIPDKQSLNMSVSGEDLDRPEELLGSLDVDRGVEPLGHLFRGGHTAARRALDAFLESNISTYSGNRNQPQTDDVSHMSKYLHYGHISPIEVALTVLGSGGPQEDKDSFIEELTVRRELAMNFVFYEPDYDSFSCLPGWAQDTLRKHAQDSREYVYTTEQLENGETHDEYWNAAMMEMVHTGYMHNYMRMYWGKKILEWTEDPQDAYQRTLYLNNKYFIDGRDANSYANVSWVFGQHDQGWKERPVFGKVRYMAANGLERKTKPKQYVQKIEERTGETLHG, from the coding sequence TTGTCCACGACACGCGGCACGGCGGAGATACAGAGCGAGCGGATACAGCCGCTAAACGGGGAGGATACCGTCGGGGGCGACTACGTCCTGTACTGGATGCAGGCCGCCGTCCGCGCCCGCCACAACCACGCGCTGGAGTACGCCGTGCAGCGCGCCAACTCCCTCGACCAGCGCCTGCTCGTCGCCTTTGGCCTCACCGACGACTACCCCGAGGCCAACCTGCGGCACTTTGCCTTCCTGGTGGATGGGCTGCGGGACGTGCGGGACGGTCTCAAGGAGCGCGGGCTGAAGCTCGTGGTGCGGCGTGGCGCGCCCGACGCGGTGGCCCTGGATCTCGCCGCCGACGCATCGCTCGTGGTCTGTGACCGGGGCTACCTGCGCCACCAGCGCGCCTGGCGCGAGAAGGTGGCGAACGAGGCCGGGCGTGAGGTCGTGCAGGTGGAGTCCGAGGTCGTCGTGCCGGTCGAGCTCGCCTCCGACAAGAAGGAGACCGCCGCCCGCACGCTACGGCCCAAGATACAGCGCCATCGTGACGACTTTTTAATTGGACTCGACCCTACCATCCCGGACAAGCAGTCCCTGAACATGAGTGTCTCCGGGGAGGATCTCGACCGCCCCGAGGAGCTTCTCGGTTCTCTGGACGTGGACCGCGGTGTAGAGCCGCTCGGGCACCTGTTCCGCGGCGGTCACACCGCAGCCCGCCGGGCGCTGGACGCGTTCCTCGAAAGCAACATCTCTACCTACTCTGGCAACCGCAACCAGCCCCAGACCGACGACGTCTCGCACATGAGCAAGTATCTGCACTACGGTCACATCTCGCCCATAGAGGTAGCCCTGACGGTCCTCGGCTCCGGCGGCCCGCAGGAGGACAAGGACTCCTTTATAGAGGAGCTGACCGTGCGGCGGGAGCTGGCGATGAACTTCGTGTTCTACGAGCCCGACTACGACTCCTTCTCGTGTCTGCCCGGTTGGGCGCAGGACACCCTCAGAAAGCACGCGCAGGATAGCCGCGAGTACGTATACACCACGGAACAGCTAGAGAACGGCGAGACCCACGATGAGTACTGGAACGCCGCGATGATGGAGATGGTCCACACCGGCTACATGCACAATTACATGCGCATGTACTGGGGGAAGAAGATCCTGGAGTGGACCGAGGACCCACAAGACGCCTACCAGAGAACCCTGTACCTCAACAACAAGTACTTCATAGACGGCCGCGACGCGAACTCCTACGCAAACGTATCCTGGGTCTTCGGCCAGCACGACCAGGGCTGGAAAGAGCGCCCCGTGTTCGGCAAGGTCCGCTACATGGCCGCGAACGGCCTGGAGCGCAAGACGAAGCCAAAACAGTACGTGCAGAAGATAGAAGAAAGAACCGGCGAGACCCTGCACGGGTAG
- a CDS encoding MaoC family dehydratase N-terminal domain-containing protein, whose protein sequence is MALFEEYVGRCSEPVENPVERVAVRRFAEAIGDPNPVYTDPEAARRSVHGGLIAPPTFPRTFEYGSVPGAELPLEGLIHGGHNTVYERPLYVGESVVCRVELKRSFDREGRSGRLGFLVFERTGETPEGERIFTSDDTVVVTEQVRERLAR, encoded by the coding sequence TTGGCGCTTTTCGAGGAGTATGTCGGGCGGTGCTCGGAGCCCGTGGAGAACCCGGTGGAGCGGGTCGCGGTGCGCCGTTTTGCCGAGGCCATAGGCGACCCGAACCCGGTCTACACCGACCCGGAGGCGGCCCGGCGGAGCGTACACGGTGGGCTCATCGCGCCGCCGACCTTCCCGCGCACCTTCGAGTATGGCTCGGTGCCCGGCGCCGAGCTACCGCTGGAGGGTTTGATCCACGGCGGCCACAACACGGTGTACGAGCGGCCGCTGTACGTCGGAGAGAGTGTCGTGTGCCGGGTCGAGCTGAAACGGTCCTTCGACCGTGAGGGGCGTAGCGGCAGGCTCGGGTTCCTCGTGTTTGAGCGCACCGGCGAGACGCCGGAGGGGGAGCGCATCTTCACCTCAGACGACACCGTGGTCGTTACGGAGCAGGTGCGGGAGAGGCTGGCGCGGTGA
- a CDS encoding SDR family oxidoreductase, giving the protein MNTLDLFRLDGRTAIVTGGGRGLGRYMAEALADAGAKVVLCSRKKEACDEVKDEINGRGGQAISMSCDVSDPESVQAVVDAAESEFGGVDILVNNSGATWGAPPEEMPLDRFDQVVNVNLRGTFIMAQTVGKRMIRRGSGGSIINIASVAALSGGRPPYMQTVGYNSTKGAVVSMTRDLATSWAQYGINVNAIAPGWFPTKMSGALIERFEDEMLRDIPLHRFGSPEELKGVAVFLASDAASYMTGQTVSVDGGATAW; this is encoded by the coding sequence TTGAATACGTTGGATCTCTTCCGGCTCGACGGCCGGACCGCCATCGTGACCGGCGGTGGCCGAGGCCTCGGGCGCTACATGGCCGAAGCCCTGGCCGACGCCGGGGCGAAGGTCGTCCTGTGCTCGCGAAAGAAGGAAGCCTGTGACGAGGTAAAGGACGAGATAAACGGGCGCGGCGGGCAGGCGATCTCGATGTCCTGCGACGTCTCCGACCCCGAGAGCGTGCAGGCCGTCGTGGACGCCGCCGAGAGCGAGTTCGGCGGCGTGGACATCCTCGTGAACAATTCCGGCGCGACCTGGGGAGCCCCGCCGGAGGAGATGCCCCTCGACCGCTTCGATCAGGTGGTGAACGTAAACCTGCGCGGCACCTTCATAATGGCCCAGACGGTCGGCAAGCGCATGATCCGGCGCGGCTCGGGCGGGAGCATCATAAACATCGCCTCCGTGGCCGCGCTCTCCGGCGGCCGGCCGCCCTACATGCAGACCGTGGGCTACAACTCCACCAAGGGCGCCGTGGTCTCCATGACCCGCGACCTCGCCACCAGCTGGGCCCAGTACGGCATAAACGTCAACGCCATAGCCCCCGGCTGGTTCCCGACAAAGATGTCCGGCGCGCTCATAGAGCGATTCGAGGACGAGATGCTGCGCGACATCCCGCTGCACCGCTTCGGCAGCCCCGAGGAGCTAAAGGGCGTGGCCGTCTTTCTCGCCTCTGACGCGGCCTCGTACATGACCGGCCAGACCGTCTCCGTGGACGGCGGCGCGACCGCCTGGTAA
- a CDS encoding long-chain-fatty-acid--CoA ligase produces the protein MAATEKPWIKHYAGFAEPETEIPEGSLTDLLNEALQEHSDKTAVTFYGRQISFQGLGQMVEGLAGALHERGVQKGDRVAVMLPNCPQYIVSFFATVRLGATVTQLNPMYVEREIEHILWDSGAKKVIVYADMYPRVKAVQSETGVDEVIVVDLQGSAEIQEEDSLFDDYLKSASGAAPGVEIDPEEDLAALQYTGGTTGLSKGAMLTHRNLMANVSQTLDLFIDDQSAFSNNEKIVGVLPYFHIFGLTCVMMFGIRQGLNQLLVPRFEAREMAELVKREEPVMFAAVPTMYTGLAALEDLADYGFDRIRTYNSGGSALPVELARSFERKTGKTLYEGYGLSEASPVTHFNPPFLGDNREGSIGVPIPSTDSKIVDSETGEREMPVGEPGELVVKGPQVMKGYWGMPEETENTLRDGWLYTGDVARMDEEGYFYIVDRKKDMILASGYNVYPREIEEVLFEHPGVSEAVAVGVPDEYRGESVKAFVVRHGGSATEEEILEFCKERLAPYKVPKSVEFREELPKSTVGKLLRRVLADEAEAEAASPPSPS, from the coding sequence TTGGCTGCTACGGAGAAGCCGTGGATAAAGCACTATGCGGGGTTCGCGGAGCCCGAGACCGAGATACCGGAGGGTTCCCTGACCGACCTCTTGAACGAGGCGTTGCAGGAGCACTCGGATAAGACGGCCGTCACGTTCTACGGGCGTCAGATCTCGTTCCAGGGGCTCGGGCAGATGGTCGAGGGGTTGGCCGGGGCGCTACACGAGAGAGGCGTGCAGAAGGGCGACCGGGTGGCCGTGATGCTGCCGAACTGCCCGCAGTACATCGTCTCGTTCTTCGCCACCGTGCGGCTCGGGGCGACCGTCACCCAGCTAAACCCGATGTACGTCGAGCGGGAGATCGAGCACATCCTCTGGGACTCCGGAGCGAAGAAGGTGATCGTCTACGCCGACATGTACCCTCGGGTAAAGGCCGTCCAGTCCGAGACCGGCGTTGACGAGGTCATCGTGGTGGACCTGCAGGGCTCGGCAGAGATACAGGAGGAAGACAGCCTCTTCGACGACTACCTGAAGTCGGCATCCGGGGCCGCACCCGGCGTGGAGATAGACCCCGAGGAGGACCTCGCCGCCCTGCAGTACACCGGCGGGACGACCGGTCTCTCAAAGGGCGCGATGCTCACGCACCGCAACCTCATGGCCAACGTCTCCCAGACCCTGGATCTGTTCATAGACGATCAGTCGGCCTTCTCTAACAACGAGAAGATCGTGGGCGTCCTGCCGTACTTCCACATCTTCGGGCTGACCTGCGTGATGATGTTCGGCATCCGGCAGGGGCTGAACCAGCTGCTCGTGCCGCGCTTCGAGGCGCGGGAGATGGCCGAGCTCGTAAAGCGCGAGGAGCCGGTGATGTTCGCCGCGGTGCCCACAATGTACACGGGCCTCGCCGCCCTCGAAGACCTCGCGGACTACGGCTTCGACAGGATCCGCACCTACAACTCCGGTGGCTCCGCCTTGCCCGTGGAGCTCGCCCGCTCCTTCGAGAGGAAGACCGGCAAGACGCTGTACGAGGGCTACGGGCTCTCGGAGGCCTCCCCGGTCACCCACTTCAACCCGCCGTTTCTCGGCGACAATCGGGAAGGTTCCATAGGCGTCCCGATCCCCTCGACCGACTCAAAGATCGTGGACTCCGAGACCGGCGAGAGGGAGATGCCCGTCGGGGAGCCCGGCGAGCTCGTCGTAAAGGGTCCGCAGGTGATGAAGGGTTACTGGGGTATGCCCGAAGAGACGGAGAACACCCTCCGCGACGGCTGGCTCTACACCGGCGACGTGGCCCGCATGGACGAGGAGGGCTACTTCTACATCGTGGACCGCAAGAAGGACATGATCCTGGCCAGCGGCTACAACGTGTACCCGCGGGAGATCGAAGAGGTCCTCTTCGAGCACCCCGGCGTCTCCGAGGCGGTCGCCGTCGGCGTGCCGGACGAGTACCGGGGCGAGTCGGTCAAGGCGTTCGTCGTCCGTCACGGCGGCTCTGCCACGGAGGAAGAGATACTGGAGTTCTGCAAGGAGCGGCTCGCCCCGTACAAGGTGCCGAAGTCCGTGGAGTTCCGCGAGGAGCTTCCGAAGTCCACCGTCGGCAAGCTCCTGAGGCGCGTGCTCGCCGACGAGGCAGAGGCTGAAGCCGCGAGCCCGCCCTCCCCGAGCTAG
- a CDS encoding universal stress protein yields the protein MSVFPTRILLATDGSPDAELANATAVDLANSTNSELHVVTVARSPDPAYLTEAGPTLNYEQLIQNVRQGAQKTLEEQVSKIERSGGKVEKAHVRVGESRDQEIVALGEEEGVGLIVMGSRGLGGMRRALLGSVSDSVVRNAHCPVMVVRH from the coding sequence GTGAGCGTTTTCCCGACCAGGATACTGCTCGCCACCGATGGTTCCCCGGACGCGGAGCTGGCCAACGCGACGGCGGTAGACCTGGCGAACAGCACCAACTCCGAGCTGCACGTCGTCACCGTGGCGCGCAGCCCGGACCCGGCTTATCTGACCGAGGCCGGTCCGACGCTCAACTACGAGCAACTGATACAGAACGTCAGACAGGGCGCCCAGAAGACGCTGGAGGAGCAGGTAAGCAAGATCGAGCGGTCCGGTGGCAAGGTGGAGAAGGCCCACGTCAGGGTCGGTGAGAGCCGGGATCAGGAGATCGTGGCCCTCGGAGAAGAAGAGGGCGTCGGGCTGATCGTGATGGGCAGCCGGGGCCTCGGCGGTATGCGGCGGGCGCTACTGGGTAGCGTCTCGGACTCCGTGGTGCGCAACGCCCACTGCCCGGTCATGGTGGTGCGTCACTGA
- the fabG gene encoding 3-oxoacyl-ACP reductase FabG, translated as MGRLEGRAALVTGAARGIGAAIARRFAGEGARVCVADLDGDAAAGTASGLPGESYGVSLDVSDRESVDRVVEEAAERHGSLDVLVNNAGVTHDNLLFRMTDEEWASVMDVHLAGAFYCCRAAQRYMVDGGYGRIVNISSTSALGNRGQANYSTAKAGLQGFTKTLAAELGRFGITANAVAPGFIETEMTRTTAARLGYEDFEEFAALRAKEIPVGRGGRPEDVAAAALFFASEEASFISGQVLYAAGGPKA; from the coding sequence GTGGGTAGGCTGGAGGGCCGCGCGGCACTGGTCACCGGCGCGGCGCGGGGCATAGGAGCGGCCATAGCCCGGCGCTTCGCCGGGGAGGGCGCGAGGGTGTGCGTCGCGGATCTGGACGGGGACGCCGCCGCGGGTACCGCCTCCGGGCTGCCCGGGGAGTCGTACGGGGTCTCGCTGGACGTCTCGGATCGCGAGTCGGTGGACCGGGTGGTTGAGGAGGCAGCGGAGCGCCACGGAAGCCTGGACGTCCTGGTAAACAACGCGGGAGTCACCCACGATAACCTGCTCTTCAGGATGACCGACGAGGAGTGGGCGTCGGTGATGGACGTGCACCTCGCAGGAGCCTTCTACTGTTGCCGGGCGGCGCAGCGTTACATGGTTGACGGCGGGTACGGCAGGATCGTGAACATCTCCTCCACGAGCGCGCTCGGAAACCGCGGGCAGGCCAACTACTCGACCGCCAAGGCCGGGCTGCAGGGCTTTACCAAGACCCTGGCCGCCGAGCTCGGGCGGTTCGGCATAACCGCCAACGCCGTGGCACCGGGCTTCATAGAGACCGAGATGACCCGGACCACCGCCGCCCGGCTGGGGTACGAGGACTTCGAGGAGTTCGCGGCCCTGCGGGCGAAGGAGATACCCGTCGGGCGCGGCGGCAGGCCCGAGGACGTCGCGGCCGCCGCGCTGTTCTTCGCCTCCGAGGAGGCGTCGTTCATAAGCGGCCAGGTGCTGTACGCCGCCGGCGGGCCAAAGGCCTAG
- a CDS encoding phosphotransferase family protein: MSETIRVREGEGFDLAAVERYLREHIDGLPAGELEVEQFPSGASNLTYLLRIRDESGEGNEPAWEGVLRRPPFGPVPPKAHDMGRESGILARLSESYPLAPAPYFFCDDESVIGAPFYVMEHRKGLVLDAEFPPGVEPDEELCQGISRTVVDTLVELHAVDWEGAGLSDLGRPEGFLQRQVEGWIGRYEKAKTDEYPEVEPLTRWLAENVPESPPATIIHNDFKLNNLVLDPGDLTDVRAVLDWEMTTIGDPLFDLAVSLSYWVEPDDPEDLKEVLPTVTDTPGFFTREEFMQRYAEKSGRDLSAMDFYLPFGYFKLAVILQQIYARYVAGQTSDERFASFGKRVQSLIQHAYELSRRGE; this comes from the coding sequence ATGTCGGAGACGATCAGGGTCCGCGAGGGAGAAGGCTTCGACCTCGCGGCGGTCGAGCGTTACCTGCGGGAACACATAGACGGTCTCCCCGCCGGTGAGCTGGAGGTCGAGCAGTTCCCCTCCGGCGCGTCCAACCTCACGTATCTGCTGCGAATCCGCGACGAGAGCGGCGAGGGTAACGAGCCAGCCTGGGAAGGCGTGCTACGCCGCCCGCCGTTTGGCCCGGTGCCGCCCAAGGCCCACGACATGGGCCGCGAGTCCGGCATCCTGGCGCGGCTGTCGGAGAGCTATCCGCTCGCGCCCGCCCCGTACTTCTTCTGCGACGACGAGAGCGTGATAGGCGCGCCCTTCTACGTAATGGAGCACCGCAAGGGCCTCGTGCTGGACGCCGAGTTCCCGCCCGGAGTAGAGCCGGACGAGGAGCTTTGCCAGGGCATCTCGCGCACCGTGGTGGATACGCTCGTCGAGCTCCACGCCGTCGACTGGGAGGGGGCGGGGCTGTCGGACCTCGGGCGGCCGGAAGGTTTCCTCCAGCGTCAGGTGGAGGGTTGGATCGGGCGCTACGAGAAGGCCAAGACCGACGAGTATCCCGAGGTGGAGCCGCTTACCCGCTGGCTCGCAGAGAACGTGCCCGAGAGCCCGCCGGCCACCATCATCCACAACGACTTCAAGCTAAACAACCTCGTCCTCGACCCCGGAGACCTGACCGACGTGCGGGCAGTCCTCGACTGGGAGATGACCACCATCGGAGACCCGCTCTTCGACCTCGCCGTCTCGCTCTCCTACTGGGTCGAGCCCGACGATCCGGAGGACCTCAAGGAGGTCTTGCCGACCGTCACCGACACCCCCGGATTCTTCACCCGGGAGGAGTTCATGCAACGCTACGCCGAGAAGAGCGGCCGCGACCTGTCCGCCATGGACTTCTATCTACCCTTCGGCTACTTCAAGCTCGCCGTGATCCTGCAGCAGATCTACGCCCGCTACGTCGCCGGACAGACCTCCGACGAACGCTTCGCCTCGTTCGGTAAACGCGTCCAGAGCCTGATCCAACACGCCTACGAACTCTCTCGGAGAGGGGAGTAA